The DNA window TCGTCTTAAAAGAAAATGATTAGCAGTAACAGCAAAATCAGACGCACATCAACCTGAAAGTGCAAAAGGTTAGCTTTAAGAGAATACTTATTTGGAAAGCAAGTCTTGTCCCAGTGGAATTATAGATTCGGCATGCGAGGAAAagggaagggggaaaaaggCCATATTGACCAAGCACAAGTACCAGCGGAAATAGAAGTTCTTCCAAACAAAATATGCCAAAACAGCGCTTTCATCAGGTCAAAATCTCAGATAAGACATGGAACCACTAATAATACCCTACACCCTGGGTGTGTGTACGAACATCATATGTTCTGCAATATTATTTCAGAGAAATAAGAACTTTATCTATACATACTCAATGCATGTCCAGTATGTATGTATGTTGTGGTATAGGTTAAAGGAAATAGATGGTGAATTTTACAAGCCAAGATATCCACAAGGAGAAAATTTTCCCAATATTCTATGCGCTACTCAATATTCATTCTCAAGATTTTTTCCTATTCTACTTTTTCTGCTAGGAGCTATTAATTGTCCAAAAACCAGTATAAAGTAAGAAACAATTGACATATCCTCACAGCTTTGTAgcaaaaataagataaaaggaTATTCTTGCCACAAAGAAGGTCATTGCTCAAAAATGTAGCACAAACAATTACAACCCCAAATTTGAAGGGCCAAAAATTTAGAAGTCTAATCATGCCACATTAGCCGATGTCCTGTCAAGACAAGCTATATTATCACTGTATGGTTGTCCTTCCACATTAAAGGTCCATAAGTAGAAGCAAAAGAAGACTATAGTGAGTTGCTCAgacttttttttcacttttgcagTTAACCTGAAGGACGTATTGTCTGTTAAGCCACAACTTATCATCTCATGATTACGACATTCTAACTTATGTAGACTCTTGCTCCAGCTTTACCAGTCACGATGTCAATATAAATATCATTATAACAAGAAGTACATGTGAAAATATCTCTAAAAGCAGGGTACTCCATACAACTTTAAATGTCTCCAAACTATTTTAAGGTCCCCTGACTTTATGTTGCAGTGGGTGCTACTTTAACATCTATATGACGATTCCAAAAGTAAATACACTCACCTATCCTGAAACTTGTCATGATCAGCAACCTTCCTAAGATTTTTGCAATTAAACAGAAACCTTGTTTCTTGCAATCTACTAACCTGGCCACTCAGTTATTCTCCTTTTTCCATTGAAAAACAATTACCTTCTCCTAATTATTCCTAATGCTTGACAAAAGACCACTTCCTCTATCTATATTATCAGTTGAAGAAGACAACTTGAGTGCATGATAATAATGTTCTCTAGCTTAATGGCATATCATTTCAGATAAGGCAATTGTTCATGGCACTCCACTTTGCATAACGGCTCTCCCACTATCTTCTTTATCATATGCCATGGAAAAAAAGACAGTTGGAGTGCAATCATAAAAAAGTCGAGCGCCATTAACATCTCCTATTCAGATAAACCTCTTTATTTCTTGTAGTAAATCTTTCCAAAATTGCATTGCTCACAAAAGGTAGATATTAAGGCATCTAAAATTTTACCATATGTCTGACAAATCTTCTAAAAAAAGTATGTATTATTCTCCAGTCAGCTTGGAGATGCTGATAACCTGGAGTGCTCTAACCAAAATTGTATTGATGCAGCAGAACATGGTACAACCACAGGTGAAAAATGAAACCCTGGCAATGGAAGATAGCAGACTTACTTGTAAATATGGTCCAACTGGCCTTGTTCAACAGCAAGATCTACATTCTTCCGCTCTGACAATATAATAACCGTCTTAAATATCCTACCATACAGCAATCTCCACTCCAAGGCAGTACGCTCAACAGGTCCACTGCAGAACATAATAAGAACAGTATTCCCAAAATTTTTCCTCCACCTAATTAAGTTCCCAATTTCATAATTTACAGTCCCTATTTCCTCGACTCCAAGATGAACAGATGGTAACTTGTGAGGCACAAATTCCTTCCTATCACCATGACCAATATTTGCCCTTGGCCGATCCAATTCATGGGACATCAGCCTAGGCTGTTGGTACCCAGCAGCAAGCAAATCCTGAAGCCACGCAGCAGTGAATTTGACATCTTTTTCGGTCCAAAATCCTTCCTCTGCCATTACATAACTCAACTGCAAAACTTTCTCAAACAAGTTGTGTTTATCGGATCTCCAACTTACCAGGAACTTAATCAACCGACCCACATTCACGTGAAGATCTTTCTCCTCAGAAAAGGGATATGCTTCAATTCTATCATACCGATGAATTGTAGGAGGATATACCACCACATACCCACCAATCTCCCACAACAGCCTCTGTGCCCAGTAACCCCTCAACACATCCGAAGCCATTGAACTAACCGAAACAGGAAGCATCAAAGCCCAAAATGCAGACGAATGGAAAATTGTATTAAAAGAATTAACTGGTACCATCATCCCCTGCGGCAGTGCCACTTTCGGGGCATGCTCATCAAACCTTATATCAAATGCTTCCAGCCCGGTTTTCCTAGTAAAATAAAAAACCGAATCCACATCCGGCAGCCCATTCGAAATCCCTTGCTGAATAAACTGCCTCCCACCAAATACCTCAGTGTAATACTCCTCATGACCAATCTCACCCACATTTTCCAACGGCAATCCCCTCGGCCAAACTGACCGTTGGCCAAAATGGACATACGGGTTGACAACAGTCCTATTGAGATTCTCGTGACTATATTGCAAAATAACTTCCTGCTTAGCCTCTTCCCCAATTAATTCCACATCAAAATGTTTCCCAATATCATCATCCATCACCTCCCCTCGATCATCCACATCGAATATTTTCTTAGCACCATGCTGAATAGCAAATAAATATCCAACAGATTTTCTAACATACGAATCATAAGGCAAGTAATCAACAACTCGAAAACCCAACTGAGCTTGCATTTCCAAAGACAAGTAAATCGTACCTTTGAGCGCCCAATCTTTCGGTGTATTCGAATTCCCAACTGCCAGCAGCTGCCAGCCCTTAATCTTCCCCAATTTCCGAAGCGAGTCGGAGGGGTAATCAGAAACGGAGACAACAATCCACTTCTCCGATCGGAAATTTGCAAAAGCACTGGACTTGTCGGCAATTGGAGGGATTGAATTCCAGCGGATTTGGGGCAGCTGGGGATGGATGGCATGGGACTGCGTGGACTGGATGCAGAGCAAGGCGGAGGTGTCGCTGCCGTAGGCGCCGTTGCGGAGGAAGAAGAGGGCGGCGACGGTGGTAACTAGGATGAAAAGAATAATGATTCTATACAGATTTTCGCAAACCCGTGTGGAGAAATCAAGATTCTTGGTGGGATTGGAGAATTTAGCTGAGGTAGGGAGGAGCTGCCCATCTGATTCTTGGTGGGGTGGTTTTGGGGGTTTAGCAGAGGAACGATCTTGGACTTGCATTTGAACTCCTTTAGACTTTGCTCAAAGCTCCAGCCTTTAGTCTTCACTATCAGTACACTCACAACATGCacaaaaaacacacacactcacacacaacACAGAGTGAGAGTGTAGAATGTAGATGGGGGTGTTTCTCCTTTTTCTGGGTTCAATTCAATGTTGACTGTAGTCTTCAGTGTGTGCTGTGTGTGTTTTTCCGGAGAGAGTGTCTGCCTTTGCCGACAGAGGCGAGTGATGTGGACCGGTGGTTTTGGCCCTTTTCCTTGGGGCCTGGGATGGGGTACTTggtttccttccttttttttttcggtgTCGGTTTGAGGTTTTCTTACGCTTGAATGCAACTACAAGTAGGTGGCTTGATGGATGGGGCAAAGAGGGGAACGGGGCATGAGTATGAGGTCTGTTTTCATTGTCATGTAGTGTTAGAGGTTATTAGTAgcaattttcaatgattagtttTGATTAAGTTTTGTGATGGATCTGGAATTTGGTGGGGATTTGATTGGGATTGGGggaatttggatttggatggattAACTAACTAAATAATTAAGTTGTGGAAATTGGATGGCAAGGATTTTGATCTGTACAAGTAATACCCTCATGGGATGAAACTGTTAAAAAAATGGAGTATCCGTATTTAGACTCATTCGGCAGCTCAGCTGGCTGCAGACTCCAATTGCGTCCAGGCACAAGaatgcatttcatttttcaccccttttTGTTCTCTTTGAACTTTGTACTGCTAGTTTATGCAGATAATGTAATAGTAGAAAAGTAGGAAATTAGGAGAATTGTGGGTGTGGGTATTAAAGAAGACGGGTATACTAATAACTaacaagaaaaaagaggagagaaatCTGGTTTCAGAAAATGGGGACATGATAACTTCTGGTAGAAAGAAAAATGTTAGCGGAACTTGCAAGGCAGAAGAAAATGGGAATGGGATACAATTATCATCACTGCCGCCCCACAACAACAGCTCAAAACTGGGGCTTTGGAGTTGGAATTGGATCCTCTTCCTTATCTATGATTCTGAATGGATGATGTTACTACTGCAATTGAGAAAGTCAGAGAGACCTTTAAAGGCTTGAAATTTGTTGTTCTGCTAAACAATCTTGTTCATGGATTCTGAACTGTGGAGCTGTTTTTAACTCTCCTAAATCAACGTTTCCCTTTCTTTGAATTATATAATAGTTTCCAAACTCACATGCAGAAAGAGTCATTGAAGACTGTGAGCTGATTGTGCTGTATACTGACTGCTTAGCTTACCCTCAGCTAGTTTCAACATTTCTATTCAATACTACTAGTTCTTGCTTTTGTTACAGATAATTCAATAAATTATTACTAATACTTTATGAGCACTTGGCCAGGATTTTAATTAAACATAAGGGTTGCTTttgaattgttatattttttggagtttttgtagaATGACTTCAACTTTGCTTTCAACTCCAGTCTGGATTGTTGGGATGTCATTGACGGTGGTTATGAAGTCATCAGCCAACAACTTATGCTGCTGGTTAGTAGTTATAGCATTTAGCCAATTACAGAGCACATATGAGTCAGAGCCTTAAATTTACATTTGATTATCTCCTCGACAATACAACCTTATTACTACTAgggggaaaatttttttttcttacctCAATTGATCCAGCACACGTCCTTGCAAATAGCAGGTTATAAAAACTGAGGAAAAGGGAGTTTGATCCAATATACTTTGGAACGAAAAATCAAATTTGGAACATTTTTCATCGTCAACCTCATGAATTACGTTTTTACTGAAACGGTAGATTTTATTGATTGAAAATTAAACTGTACAATTCTTGAGCAAAGGCTCATGTTGAGTTTTACAAACGCGTATTTACAAACGTCTATTAAGACACGGAGGAAACCTACATTCCTCATCttgtactccctccgtcccattttgatagtcctgtttcttttttcacacagtttaagaaaaagtagttaattttgttggaaaagtaaatttagattgttattttcctaaaatatcctcacattaaatagagtacaactttatgggaatttgaattgatggtaataaaagagtcaactctcattaaatgtggtaggtttatagtaacaacaacttacattgaataaggatattttaggaaaattaaaatacaactacatgcttcaattgaaaagtgaactacaatttgggacagataaaaaaggaaaacaggactatcaaagtgggacggagggagtattaaaCTAACAGCATGATTGCTAATCATTCTACTTCTTTTACTACTCTCATTTGAGGACAAAATAAATGAGCATTTCAAAAACAGCAAACTTAATGTATGGATGTCCTCCATTTGAACAAAAAGTCTTAACATCCATAGTTTTCTTGGTCTTCAAAAGTTGTAGAAGCTCATGTGATGAAATTTCCAGTTTAATTGCTTGCCGGTGTTGCTCCATTGCTTTGCTCAGAGCCAGTTTAATGGCTTGTGCATAGTCCAGCAGCTTCTCGCCTATACTTCCTTCTCGTAAGGCCCACACAACTTGTGTATTATCTGCCTTCGAGGCTATTATGCCTATTCCTAGCGCTTTGTTTGCCTTCTAGCTGTTGATTTCAATGCTTATGGACATGCAATTGTCCTCATCAATGTTTATCTGTGCTTCCTATTCGCTGTTGTTGTTTTCTGGATGCTCACTCATTTATCCCTTTCCTGAGCTGCTACAAACTCCATCCATTCTGATTGCGCGTTCTATACAATTTCAAAAGGATGTTGATGTTTACCATTAAAAATACTGTCATTTCTTGCTTTCCACGGCTGCCAAAGAATGTTGACTGTAAGCACTATATGGTCAGCACCTCCCATTCTGCTTTTAGCTTCTAATAGTCTTCTCCACCATCTACTGAAGTTTCCTCTGTAGTGTGTTAAGCCTTCCCACTGTAATGATGCCACCCTCCAAACCTGCTATGCTTGGTtgcataagaaaaaaaaatgttctgCAGTTTCCACGTCTTCTCCACAGATGCTACATACTGGCTCTCCCTTCCTAGTTCTACTGTATATAAGTTCATTCACTGGCAATGCCTTATTCAGGCATCTCCAAATGAATGTCTTTAGCTTGCTTTTGATCTCCAGTTTCCACAACTGCTTCTACTCCTTTTCATCTTGGCCATTTGAGCTTGGCTCACCTTTTCCATTTGGACTCACCTTGTTAGCTTCTTCTCCCCTACTCAGAGCTTTATATGCTGAGCTCACAGAGTACTATCCATTGCTACTTAATGTCCAGAAGCTGCCATCTTCTCTTCCTGCTAGGCTAATTGGGATTTTCAAATTCTCCGAGACATCCTTGCTATTGAAGCTCCTGAACACTAGTGGTTTGTTCCATCTACATTTAATGATTAGTTCCTCCATTTTCTGGATGTTGTAGGTGTGAGGCTTCCTGGTCATTGGTTTGCCATTGTAACTGCCAGGTAGCCAGTTATCCTCCCATATTCTGGTGGTCTTTCCATTCCCAATCTTCCTTCTAATATCTCTCTGCACCTCCTCTCTTACACTCATCAGGCTTTGCCAAAACCATAAGGCAGTTTTAGGCACTTTGCAATTGAACAAGGAGTTATTTGGGTAGTACTTAGCCTTGAGCATTTTACTCACTAACAAATTTGGAAGTGTAAGTAGTCTCGAAACCTGTTTCCCAAGCAGGGCTTTATTGAGTTTTGTAAGTCTTTAAACTCCAATCCCCCTTTCCACTTGTCCCTAGTTAGCTTCTACCAAGAGTACCAGTGCATCCTGCCTTTTCCACTTTCTTCTCCCCACGAAAACTTAGCTATCATTAAGTTAATTTCATTGCAAAGCTTCCCTAGAAATCTGAAGCAAAACATTGCATACGTTGGTAGAGCCATTATAATGGCATTTAGCAGCACTTCCTTTCCTGCTGCACTTAGCAACTTGTTTTTCTAGTCCCCCATCCTCTTCTGACAGTTATTCCTAATAGAACCAAAGACTTGTTTCCTTTGATCTAGTTATAACCATTGTAGGCCCAAATATTTCCCTTGACTCATCTTCTGTATGCTCCCTAATTTGATGCATACCTCATCCTGCTTATCCTCAGTAACATTTTTGCTGAAAAAGACTGAGGATTTCTCAAAGTTAAACATCTGTCCAAAGCCTCTTCCATATTCTTCCAGGATTCTCATAAGTTCCTTAACTTGGCTTAGGTTTGCATTTCAAAAAATTAGTGTGTCATCTGCAAAAAATAAGTGACTTATAGATGGCCCCCGTCTGCTTATTCTAATCCTAGAAATTTGTCTGTTCTCTTCAGCTCTCTTTAAAAGATTAGATAGGCCTTTTGAGTACAACAAAAATAGATAAGGAGATAGAGGATCTCCTTGTCTAATTACTTTTCGTGGGATAACAAAGCCTTTCTGTTCACCACTGATTTTGAAAGAGTAGGAGACAGTGGAGATGCACCCCCAAATCCAGTTCACCCAGGTTTCAAAGAAGCTCATTTTTTGCATTATAGCTTTCAAGAATTTCTACTCTACCCTGTCATATGCTTTTGACATGTCTAATTTTAAAGTCATACTTCCTACTGAgccttgtcttttatttttcaaaaataaagatACTCATGGAAGATAATGACATTGTCTATAATTTGCCTTTCAGGAACAAAAGCAGCTTGATTCTTACTAATGCAATGATCTAGAACACGTTTAAGCCTGTTGGCTAAAACTTTAGAGATGATTTTATACACCACATTGCATAGACTTATGGGCCTATTGTGTCTAAGATTGAAAGGCACTTCAATTTTGGGAATAAAAAAGATAATAGTATGATTAATATATTTGAGCATGAATCCTGAGTGAAAGAAGCTTCTAATAGCTTGAACTATATCAGCTTTTACAATGTCCTAGagcttttgaaaaaaaaggggtGTCATTCCATCAGGACCAGAGGATTTGTTAGGATTCATGGAGAATAATGCAGTTTTGATCTCCTCCTCAGTTACTACTCTAGTCAAGTTCTCATTCATCTAGTCATTAATTGTGTGTGGTATACTGCTTAGTATTCCTTCCAGATTCACCTCTCCCTGACTAGCAAATAACTGTTGGTAATAATCAGTCACCTCTTTCCCCAACTCCTGTTCAGATGTTGTCCAAGGCCCATCCTCTTTCTGGAGGTTCATCATTCtattcctctttcttttttctcttacACTTGCATGAAAAAACTGTGTTTTTGTCCCCTTCTTTGAGCCAAGTGATTCTTGACTTCTGGCACCATTATTTTTCCTCCTCTTAGTAAGCTTTCTTTAGTTGTTGCTTCAGATCAACCATTTCTTTCTTATTATACTCAGCAGCTTCTTTAAGGTCCTCCATTTTAGCTTTTATACGGGTGATTTTCTTCCTCGAGTTTGATTGAAAGCTATTTCTCCATTTTAGTAAAGCCACCATACATTAAGAGATTTTTTTGGTGACTCTATGCATATTAGACCCTTCTATATCCAACTTCCAAGCTTCTGCAATGACATGCTCAATACCTTTCCTTTGAACCCATCTCTTGTCCAAAATGaagtttctctttctttcctcagGGTTACTATCAATCAAAATCATACTATAATCAGAACTATAGTTATCCATATGAATGCATCTTGTCTTATCATAGCTTTGAAACCAAGGGGTACTACATAGTGTTTTATCCAGTCTTTGCTTAACTTCCCTTTCATTGTCCTAGTACACCATGTCCATGGATTCCCATCAAAACCAACATCAACTAGCTCATTTTTTGTGATAAAAGCCTTGAACTCCTTGAATGTTCGTTCCGCTCTCATTCTGCCTCCCCATTTTTTCTCATTATACACAATATCATTAAAGTCTCCTGCTATAATCCATCTTGTCCCCCAAAgccttttcctttcctttgtcACCTTCTATTGATTCCTTCTTACCTGAGCTTCATAGCTAGCATATATGCCAACAAACCACCAATCCATCTATTTATTCTGATCAATTAAATGTGCTTCAATAGTGAAGGCTGTTTGAAGAACCTCTATTGCTTTTATATCCTTGTTCCACATCAAGGCAATTCCACCAGATCTATTAATTGATTCCACAACAGAACTATtctcaaaattcaattttttcctAATGTTTTCCACCACTTTTTCTCTATTCTTTGTTTCACATGAGAACAGCATGCTAGGAGAGAGGTGGTTGCAGGCCTCTCTCAACTGGAAAATTGTCAAGGGGTTCCCTGCTCCTTGACAATTCCATACCAGTGCTCTTATTGGGAGTGTGGAGACTAGGGAAGGCTGGTCTCCTCCCCTTCATTGAGCTCTGATCTCTCTTTAGATGAGTCTGTCACTTTATTCTTCTTGGGCACCAGTTCAGTTATAACCACATCCACCATCTTAGTATCAGTCTAGtaacttttccttttccctcttAGTTCTGATTTCCTAGCATTCCCATCAATCTCCGTCAAAGGTAGTCTCTTCATGACAGATGATTTTAACTGTCTTTTGAtccttttattcattttttggaCTGCTTCCTGCTTATTCTCTAGGCTTAATTTCTCAACCTCCATCGCCTTTTCTATTTCTGTAGTGTTATCCACTCTACTCTCTGCAATATTTTGCTAGTTGTTAGTCATCTTCCTCTAACATTTGCTGATCTTGAATTTCAGTCTGTTTCCCATAGACACTGCAGTAGGTCTTATCATGCTCTAGAGCATGATCTTACTTATTTCCCCCAATGCTCAGTTTGTCCATGCTGAATTTTTGACTTACTGGGGTTGGGGAGTTCACATTGCTAGTGCCCTCATTATTCTTCCTTGTCAACCTTTCAAATCTACTTGATCCTCCAACCTTACCTCTTCCTGTTTTTTCCTGTTCTAGTTTTGGAGTAGGCTCCACTATTTTCTTTGGCACCAGTTCCCTATCTTTGAAACCCCAAACAACTTTATCCTGCTTACCTTTACCTGTATATTGCTCTTTTTGTGGTGATCCCTTTCCCCAGTTGGCTCTAAGCCAAGGCCCATATTGGTTATCAGATAATCCTTTCTTTACTGTAATAGAAGCCTTACAATTCCTTTCACTATGGCCAATTACTCCACATTTGTAGCAGAAATCTGGTATCTTTCATACTTGAAGCTTATTCATTTCATTGTTCCTTACATCTTAACCGTAGTACCTCTCAGTAGGGAGGATGTTATATCCACTAAAGCCAACAGTTTCAGGTGTCTGCCTTCTTTCCCTCCCACTTGAGGAACTATTACCACTTTAATTTCCTGAAAGATGGATCCTATCTTCCATCCTACTTCTTTAGAAATCCAATGCATGGGTAGATCCATGCCTGTACCCATAAAGGGGCTAATATGAAGGCTAATTTCTTAGATTAtagatgaaaaaaagaaaaattggacaatTGTAGGTCTGATAAGGAAGCTTAGATTATTAACCAAAAAGTGGCCCGCAGCACAACAATTGTAGGTCTGCACATGAAGCTTAGTGCTACAAGATCAAAATGAATTAAATAATTCATAAAAAAGAAGTCTAAGCAACTCAATGACTTTATCTCAATGTCGTAGCAATACTTCTTTTAAATAAAAGATCGAAATGCATAATGTAATTACATTTAAATGCATTTAGCAAATATTAAAGAAATAGCTATTTATTATGTTACAATTATTATATGTGTTTAAGAATTAATCGGGGATATTTTGGttgtaaaaactattatttcaTCTTAACCCCATCAAAGAGTTGACCACAAGAGATAAAGGGTATATGTTTGGAGtttaaggggataaagtgtTACAAAACTTTAAGTTGAAAGGGGCAAAGTataattaatctttttttttttataaaacaaaCACCCCCTGTTGGGCTTACTCAGCCCGGCAAAAGGCAACTTtctattacatatatatatttatatataaaagctttaggttgcctttttttttttaaggatcaCCCTTGTAGGGCCAAATCAGCCCGGTAGGGGACAAGATTTgcaggctttttttttttttttccagcatctaactttataaaaaaaaaaattacttctTTCAACCGTGTTGAGTCAGCACGGCAGTTATAGTTTTGCAAAACCCCCTTGTCAGACCTACAATTGTccgatttttcttttttttcatctaTAATCTAAGGAATTAGCCTAATTTGAAAGCTTTTTTTATCCTCTTCCACTCCTTCATACCACTCTTCCATCACCAGCACCTGAGTATCAATTATCCACAGTCCTCCTTCTAGAATTCTCTCTCTATCCTCAGTGGAGGGAATGAAAAATTGAAACATATTTGGTCCCAGTTCCATTACTACCAACCCTCTGGGGTAACCCTTGCCAGGTTAGCAAAATCTTTCACTCCAACAAAGTTGACAATTTTCTCTTCAACTATTTTCCCTACTAAGCTGTGGTGACACTTTTTGATACCTGTACCTACATCATCCAGCTCTAAAGCAGTCGCTTCTAACTCTTTTTCACACAGTGCAAACTTCTGCATAATATCTGCTAGCTCCTCCGCCATGGTATTCCAACAGAAATACACTAGTATACCGCACATGATTCTTAATCAGATGAATATAACTTTACTAGAGGGTATGAGGGGGAGGTGAAAACCACACACCCTTAGAGAGAAATAACAGCTAACTGGGTTTTTGAGCTAAAGTCAGCAACAAAGTTAAGAATATAAACTAGAAAAAACTACAACTACAAAGAAGCTCAATATGAAATTAAGCTTTCACCATACCTATCATAGCACTGACAAAGTCAAGTAGTGAATGTTAATGTTCTGGTGCACCAGTAAGCTTTTCCACATGATACTTAATGAAGCCAAAGGTCTTTCTGTTGCATAGATATTAATGTATATTGGAGTTGAACATATGCGCATTACAAGACCCAACACTTTAATtgcttttataattttctccagATTCATTGATAGAAGGTTTATGGTTGGCAAGGATTGGGAAATTCAGGTGTGAGTTTTTGAAAGTTTGAACTACCACACTTGGGAAGACAAGTGCAACTCTTAAGAGAGAGAAGTTTTTCCTAGTTTTTTTCGGACAATGTGCCTCATGAATTACTCAATATTCGATAAATCGTATTATTGCTCAATTTTTCTTGATTTGgtaaaagttcaagaaaattgaATAACTAGACATAAAATTCAGAAAGAGGAGGGATGTGATCAAATGAATACCTAGACTCTCAACATTAAATTAGGCTAAATATTTTAACTTCTTCATTTCCAATTTTTGTTTGACATTTATAAAacagttattttattttatgtttttccATTCAGatatttttgtaagtagaagGTCCTCGACTTCTCGTTCAACACGTTCTACctaccaaaaatataaaaaaaaaaacttatagaCGGGTAATTAATAAACACAGCAAAAAGTCCACTGAACATGTGCAGTGGCCCACAACAATGAAATGTTCAGCCTAAGCTTCATGTTCCTAGCCCAGCCCATGTAAACAGACCTCCATAGTCCGTTCCAGCATTACCATTTAGCCCAAATCAAAATGACTCTCTCAAAGCCGAAAAGAATTAAGCACTACTCTATAAATACAGAAACTGTTCTTCAGTTacttgaaagaaagaaaaatagattaaaaaattacaaaaaaagtTTAGCAACGATTCCCcgaaaattaaaaaaaacacCGTTTCAATCTCCCGCCTTTTTCAAAAACCAAAAAATGGCAGCTGCagaagcaacaaaagaagaagcattTGAATTTCCAAATGCAGTTGAACGTGAAGTCGCCTCAGCTCTTCTCCTTCTCTCCGTCGCCATCACCACCCCGCCtccttctctccctctctcgccGCCGCTGTACGAATCCGAATAATAATCTCAGAGcttcaaatttcattttatttaccTGAATTTGAATTGAGTTTTCCGGAAAATCGTAATTGTTATTCTCATTGATTTGTGCAGTGAGAGAAGTTGTACTGGTAAGATGAAGAAGAATAAGTTGAGGTTTAAGCTTTCCAAGTCGCAGCAGTCGCATTGGACCTGTTCGTCTTCGTCTTCGTCGACGGTGACGACCAGCGAGAATGATGATCGGCGAGTGAAGGTGATCGCCGTGGTTTCCAAGTTTCACGACACGATGAAGCTGAAGGTGATCGTCTTATTAACTTTCCTAGCACGTTTCTGCTGAATTCTGGTTTCGCATGAATTTAGATTCAAACTGCGTCTTTGTACGAGCTTAGAAATATGATCACCTCTCAATATGTGTTCGTCAAATCTGGTTAAAAATGAGTAGACGTATGACGAAGCTAAAGTTTATGGAAGAATATTCTGCTTTATGATCCTAATTCTCTG is part of the Coffea eugenioides isolate CCC68of chromosome 6, Ceug_1.0, whole genome shotgun sequence genome and encodes:
- the LOC113775851 gene encoding probable glycosyltransferase STELLO2 — its product is MQVQDRSSAKPPKPPHQESDGQLLPTSAKFSNPTKNLDFSTRVCENLYRIIILFILVTTVAALFFLRNGAYGSDTSALLCIQSTQSHAIHPQLPQIRWNSIPPIADKSSAFANFRSEKWIVVSVSDYPSDSLRKLGKIKGWQLLAVGNSNTPKDWALKGTIYLSLEMQAQLGFRVVDYLPYDSYVRKSVGYLFAIQHGAKKIFDVDDRGEVMDDDIGKHFDVELIGEEAKQEVILQYSHENLNRTVVNPYVHFGQRSVWPRGLPLENVGEIGHEEYYTEVFGGRQFIQQGISNGLPDVDSVFYFTRKTGLEAFDIRFDEHAPKVALPQGMMVPVNSFNTIFHSSAFWALMLPVSVSSMASDVLRGYWAQRLLWEIGGYVVVYPPTIHRYDRIEAYPFSEEKDLHVNVGRLIKFLVSWRSDKHNLFEKVLQLSYVMAEEGFWTEKDVKFTAAWLQDLLAAGYQQPRLMSHELDRPRANIGHGDRKEFVPHKLPSVHLGVEEIGTVNYEIGNLIRWRKNFGNTVLIMFCSGPVERTALEWRLLYGRIFKTVIILSERKNVDLAVEQGQLDHIYKYLPKLFERYSSTDGFLFLQDDTILNYWNLLQADKTKLWITNKVSKSWTTVSATGDNDWFAKQADMVKKVVANMPVHLQVNYKESVKSEQSLTICNSELFYVPHHFVADFVDLVNLVGDLDIHHKVAIPMFFMAMDSQQNFDPVFDTMKYQQKPPSNLTMLYSSEVAAVHPWTISSEQEFIKLIRIMAAGDPLLMELV